The Pseudanabaena galeata CCNP1313 genome includes a region encoding these proteins:
- a CDS encoding phosphotransferase enzyme family protein, whose amino-acid sequence MAQNIQIDKFARSQIMAIAQQFSPQKQITDIQPFGSGNINDTFLVSLQEAADQSFILQRINTKVFHEPKLVMQNMRVYTNHVRDRLQNHPLERRWDIPKILPTQQGQDYWQTESGEFWRSLSFIAGSQSFDVMENMEQAREVGYALGTFHHLTNDIAPERLADTLEGFHITPRYLRQYEEVLAKAHFQRSPEVDYCLKFVGDRKGLTHILEDAKAAGKLPLRTMHGDPKVNNILFDRQTQQAVSVVDLDTVKSGLVHYDIGDCLRSGCNPAGEETEQWQDVQFDTDLCQGILQGYFSTARSFLTEYDYAYIYDAVRVISFELGLRFFTDYLAGNIYFHVKYPEHNLRRSLVQFRLVESIEAQKSVIQKIIC is encoded by the coding sequence ATGGCTCAAAATATCCAAATTGATAAATTTGCTAGATCGCAAATTATGGCGATCGCCCAGCAGTTCTCTCCTCAAAAACAAATTACTGACATTCAACCCTTTGGCAGTGGCAATATTAACGATACTTTTTTAGTCTCTTTGCAAGAAGCAGCAGATCAATCCTTTATCTTGCAACGTATCAATACCAAAGTATTTCATGAACCAAAGTTAGTCATGCAGAATATGCGGGTTTATACGAATCATGTACGCGATCGCCTGCAAAATCACCCACTAGAGCGACGATGGGATATCCCGAAAATATTACCAACGCAGCAAGGGCAAGACTATTGGCAGACTGAAAGTGGTGAATTTTGGCGATCGCTTAGTTTTATCGCAGGTTCTCAATCCTTTGATGTCATGGAAAATATGGAACAAGCGCGAGAAGTTGGCTATGCTTTGGGAACGTTCCATCATTTGACCAATGATATAGCGCCAGAGAGATTAGCAGATACTTTGGAAGGTTTTCACATTACGCCGCGCTATCTTCGCCAGTATGAGGAAGTTCTTGCAAAGGCGCATTTTCAGCGATCGCCTGAAGTTGATTATTGTTTGAAATTTGTAGGCGATCGCAAGGGCTTAACGCATATTTTAGAAGATGCAAAAGCGGCTGGGAAATTACCATTACGAACGATGCATGGCGATCCGAAAGTGAATAATATTTTGTTTGATCGACAGACACAACAGGCGGTGAGTGTAGTCGATTTGGATACGGTGAAATCTGGTTTAGTGCATTACGATATCGGAGATTGTTTGAGATCGGGTTGTAATCCTGCGGGTGAAGAGACTGAACAATGGCAAGATGTTCAGTTTGATACGGATCTTTGTCAAGGAATTTTGCAGGGATATTTTTCAACTGCGCGATCTTTTCTCACCGAGTATGATTATGCATATATTTATGATGCGGTTCGGGTAATCTCCTTTGAGTTAGGATTACGTTTTTTTACCGATTACTTAGCAGGCAACATCTATTTTCACGTTAAATATCCTGAACATAATCTGAGGCGATCGCTCGTCCAGTTTCGTCTAGTTGAGAGTATTGAAGCTCAAAAATCGGTCATTCAGAAAATCATCTGTTAA
- a CDS encoding phycocyanobilin:ferredoxin oxidoreductase, with translation MPASLRNRQHPLICQLADCIEQVWQTNLALSPYSVPDGLGYIEGHLEGEKLVIENLCYQAPQFRKLHLELAQVGNGLDILHCVMFPNPEYDLPIFGADIVGGRGGAVSAAIADLSPVNAERSLPVKYSQALSVLPDLNFSQPRALPDWADIFSEFCLFVRPMGELEEQAFLQRVRDFLTIHCQIASATKPLTSELEVANAIAGQQYYCEKQQQNDKTRRVLEKSFGAEWADRYMTTMLFDSVA, from the coding sequence ATGCCAGCATCACTGCGAAATCGCCAACATCCTTTAATTTGTCAGTTAGCAGACTGCATCGAACAAGTATGGCAAACCAATCTAGCCCTTTCTCCCTATAGCGTCCCAGATGGACTTGGCTATATTGAAGGACATCTAGAAGGCGAAAAGCTGGTGATTGAAAATCTTTGCTATCAAGCGCCCCAATTTCGTAAGCTGCACCTCGAATTAGCTCAAGTTGGTAACGGACTGGATATTTTGCACTGTGTGATGTTTCCTAATCCTGAATATGATCTGCCCATCTTCGGAGCCGATATTGTCGGTGGACGTGGAGGTGCAGTTAGTGCGGCGATCGCCGATCTCTCACCCGTAAATGCCGAGCGATCGCTACCTGTAAAATATAGTCAAGCTTTGTCAGTACTGCCCGATCTCAACTTTTCGCAGCCCCGTGCTTTGCCTGACTGGGCGGATATTTTTTCGGAATTTTGCTTGTTTGTGCGCCCCATGGGTGAACTGGAAGAACAAGCATTTTTACAGCGTGTGCGTGATTTTTTGACGATTCATTGTCAAATTGCTAGTGCGACTAAACCTCTGACCTCTGAGCTTGAAGTTGCCAATGCGATCGCAGGTCAGCAATATTACTGCGAAAAACAACAACAAAATGACAAAACCCGTCGCGTATTAGAAAAATCCTTTGGGGCAGAATGGGCAGATCGCTATATGACTACGATGTTGTTTGATTCTGTTGCCTAA
- a CDS encoding SulP family inorganic anion transporter, with amino-acid sequence MTKPPPIIPFPLAARPHGLARWIPSIAVLRNYQLPWLIQDVVAGMVLTAILIPAGMGYAEAAGLPAIYGLYATIVPLIAYAMFGPSRILVLGPDSALIPLISATVLPLSNGDPLQAIAIAGVLAIFSGVICIIAGLARFGFITELLSKPIRYGYLNGIAITVLIGQLPKIFGFSVKGNTIWEDLIGFGQGVQDGKTNTTALAIGLSCLLVILVLKRIAPKISGVLVAVVAATIISSLYNLSERSGISVVGVLPQGLPSFQVPNITPINFNTLFSSALAISLVSYADLSVLSRTFAIRGGYKVERNQELIALGIANIAAGLFQGFSVSSSASRTPVAEAAGSKTQITGVVGAICLALLLWFAPMLLQDLPQAALSAVVISAGLGIFEIKGTLRLYQLRRFEFFLSIVCFCGVAVLGVIQGIFSAVVLALMAFVWSAWRPHYAVLGRIDGIKGYHDVSRHPEARQIPGLVIFRWDAPLFFANAETFCERVLQAVIAAPTMTKWVLVAAEPVTDIDLTAADAIAELDKTLCEAHIELCFAEMKGPTKDRLKRYGLFTKIGKDDFFPTIGQAVDMYLEVNKVEWHDWDE; translated from the coding sequence TTGACAAAGCCCCCACCGATTATTCCATTTCCCCTTGCTGCACGCCCTCATGGGTTAGCACGATGGATACCAAGTATCGCCGTGTTAAGGAATTATCAACTCCCTTGGCTGATCCAAGATGTGGTGGCAGGAATGGTACTGACCGCTATCCTTATTCCCGCAGGCATGGGCTATGCCGAAGCCGCAGGCTTACCTGCGATCTATGGGCTATATGCCACGATTGTGCCACTAATTGCCTATGCCATGTTTGGCCCTAGTCGGATTTTGGTATTAGGTCCTGACTCCGCCCTAATTCCGCTTATTTCGGCGACAGTATTACCATTGTCCAATGGCGATCCTCTACAGGCGATCGCGATCGCAGGGGTGTTAGCAATTTTTTCGGGAGTCATCTGCATTATTGCAGGGCTAGCAAGATTTGGCTTCATTACCGAATTACTTTCTAAACCAATTCGCTATGGATATCTCAATGGAATTGCTATAACTGTTTTAATTGGACAATTACCGAAGATTTTTGGGTTTTCGGTAAAAGGTAATACGATTTGGGAAGACCTGATTGGATTTGGGCAAGGTGTTCAAGACGGTAAAACCAACACGACTGCACTAGCGATTGGATTATCTTGTTTGTTAGTAATTCTAGTTCTCAAACGAATAGCTCCTAAAATTTCGGGGGTCTTGGTAGCAGTAGTGGCGGCGACAATCATTAGTTCTCTATACAACCTTTCTGAGCGATCGGGCATATCTGTGGTCGGAGTCTTACCACAGGGTTTACCATCATTCCAAGTTCCCAACATTACACCGATCAATTTCAACACTTTGTTTTCTAGTGCTTTAGCGATCTCTTTGGTATCCTATGCCGATCTGAGCGTTTTATCACGAACCTTTGCTATACGCGGTGGTTATAAAGTTGAGCGCAATCAAGAATTAATTGCCTTGGGTATCGCCAATATTGCGGCGGGATTATTTCAGGGCTTTTCTGTGAGTAGTAGTGCTTCGCGTACACCTGTGGCTGAAGCAGCAGGCTCAAAAACGCAGATTACAGGAGTGGTGGGTGCAATTTGTCTTGCCCTACTTTTATGGTTTGCACCGATGTTATTGCAAGATCTGCCTCAAGCTGCTCTCAGCGCTGTGGTTATCTCGGCTGGGCTAGGCATTTTTGAAATTAAAGGAACTTTACGTCTATATCAGTTGCGAAGGTTTGAATTTTTTCTGTCAATTGTTTGTTTTTGCGGTGTTGCAGTACTAGGAGTAATTCAAGGCATTTTTAGTGCTGTCGTTTTGGCTTTGATGGCTTTTGTTTGGAGTGCATGGCGACCACATTATGCCGTACTGGGTCGGATTGATGGCATCAAAGGCTATCACGATGTTTCACGTCATCCAGAAGCTAGACAAATTCCGGGATTAGTGATCTTTCGTTGGGATGCACCGCTCTTTTTTGCCAATGCCGAAACCTTTTGTGAACGGGTGTTGCAAGCGGTGATAGCCGCACCCACGATGACTAAGTGGGTATTAGTAGCCGCAGAACCTGTCACTGATATCGATCTTACGGCTGCGGATGCGATCGCGGAACTTGATAAAACCCTATGCGAAGCACATATAGAATTATGTTTTGCAGAGATGAAAGGTCCTACCAAAGATCGCCTAAAGCGTTATGGACTCTTCACCAAAATTGGCAAAGATGACTTCTTTCCCACTATTGGACAGGCTGTGGACATGTATTTGGAAGTAAATAAAGTCGAATGGCATGATTGGGATGAATAA
- a CDS encoding HEAT repeat domain-containing protein, whose product MDLTQIETDLQNSDFQYRLKAISALKDYAADIAVPLLTKQIKDPEFLVRTFVARELGRQKTSESFAALLQIMRYDNTPNVRAEAANSLSLFDRISASHLVQAFITDDHWLLRRSILAALVEMECHEEVLEICSLGLEGEDATVREACIDGLGALSKTRQSEAALAKLLSLKDSELEYIRVRLAYALMQFDTPEAKEAMSTLRKDSDYRVVGAAMENLLP is encoded by the coding sequence ATGGATCTCACTCAAATCGAAACCGATCTTCAAAATTCCGATTTTCAATATCGGTTGAAAGCGATCTCGGCTCTTAAAGATTATGCGGCAGATATAGCTGTTCCCCTCTTAACCAAACAGATAAAAGATCCAGAATTTTTAGTGCGAACTTTTGTAGCTAGAGAACTTGGCAGACAAAAAACATCGGAATCCTTTGCCGCACTTTTGCAAATCATGCGCTATGACAATACGCCCAACGTCAGAGCAGAAGCAGCAAATTCTCTATCTCTATTCGATCGCATTTCTGCTTCTCATTTAGTACAAGCCTTTATTACTGACGATCACTGGCTATTGCGTCGCAGTATCCTCGCCGCTTTAGTGGAAATGGAATGCCATGAAGAAGTCTTAGAAATTTGTAGCCTAGGTCTAGAAGGTGAAGATGCGACAGTAAGAGAAGCTTGCATCGATGGTTTAGGAGCTTTATCCAAAACACGTCAGTCTGAAGCAGCCCTAGCAAAACTCCTAAGTCTCAAAGATTCTGAATTGGAATATATTCGGGTCAGACTTGCCTATGCATTAATGCAGTTTGATACTCCTGAAGCCAAGGAAGCCATGTCTACACTCAGAAAAGATAGTGATTATCGAGTAGTTGGAGCAGCAATGGAAAATTTACTTCCTTAA
- a CDS encoding DUF7003 family protein — MESPQQILEFLDRSFNEIKIPCLGNLNVDYLSSRLLAFRNEHQWVIMFNSITWCPAGEGLTTIIECVGNCNSQKSNVQHDFHFDSVITGQIKYDELLNDYLVTVRDKSIPLTELNIVFRPELFSEHEPDIAIALLENYREELLANHEEYGVFIPEGLTEVLRLDEWHHPDWHCPPSQTESFPLIAEVLYTGNPDLYKPPSKPNTDWRFWFPK; from the coding sequence ATGGAATCACCACAACAAATTTTAGAATTTCTCGATCGCAGTTTTAATGAGATCAAAATACCTTGCCTAGGCAATCTAAATGTTGACTATCTTTCGTCAAGGCTTTTGGCATTTCGGAATGAGCATCAATGGGTGATTATGTTCAACTCAATTACTTGGTGTCCTGCTGGTGAAGGGCTAACTACAATTATTGAATGTGTGGGTAACTGCAATTCACAGAAAAGTAATGTTCAGCATGATTTCCATTTCGATAGTGTAATCACAGGTCAAATTAAATACGATGAATTGCTCAACGACTATCTCGTAACTGTGCGAGATAAATCTATTCCTTTAACAGAATTAAATATCGTTTTTCGTCCAGAACTGTTTTCGGAGCATGAGCCTGATATTGCGATCGCGCTATTAGAAAACTATCGTGAAGAATTACTGGCTAATCATGAAGAATATGGAGTGTTTATTCCTGAAGGATTGACTGAGGTCTTACGCCTTGATGAGTGGCATCATCCAGATTGGCATTGTCCACCGAGTCAGACTGAGAGTTTTCCTCTCATTGCTGAAGTTCTCTATACTGGTAATCCTGATTTGTACAAACCACCATCAAAGCCCAATACTGACTGGAGATTTTGGTTCCCTAAGTAA
- a CDS encoding globin family protein has protein sequence MSQFQLSDKVRELIKKSRIVSFVNWQGAYPAEMIQCLQTADDQSRYLTDADLQQIQELEPTIAKNIPAVQLLRDRVSAIVDEARAEVLQVFPNITQEGGGLYPPDRANACWRDFWHFLRCITYGIAGQRTDYLSAEGLQYMNSLYQELQVPLDAMVIGLEGIKTASLKLLEPEQKSELSPYFDCLIEQLKLFV, from the coding sequence ATGTCCCAATTTCAACTGAGTGATAAAGTTCGTGAGCTGATTAAAAAATCTCGAATCGTAAGTTTTGTAAATTGGCAAGGTGCTTACCCTGCTGAGATGATTCAGTGTTTGCAAACAGCCGACGATCAAAGTCGCTATCTTACGGATGCAGATTTACAACAAATTCAAGAGCTTGAGCCTACGATCGCCAAAAATATTCCTGCTGTGCAATTACTCCGCGATCGCGTTAGTGCGATCGTCGATGAAGCCAGAGCCGAGGTTTTACAGGTATTTCCAAATATTACTCAAGAAGGAGGTGGGCTATACCCTCCTGACAGAGCAAATGCTTGCTGGCGCGATTTTTGGCATTTTTTACGATGCATTACCTATGGCATTGCAGGACAGCGTACTGATTACCTGAGCGCTGAGGGGTTGCAATATATGAACTCGTTATATCAGGAGTTACAAGTACCTTTAGATGCGATGGTTATCGGCTTGGAGGGGATTAAAACAGCAAGTTTAAAACTACTGGAACCAGAACAAAAATCTGAATTATCTCCATATTTTGACTGTCTGATCGAGCAGCTAAAACTATTTGTTTAA